The following are from one region of the Prochlorococcus marinus str. SB genome:
- a CDS encoding RNA recognition motif domain-containing protein, which produces MSIFVGNLPFRAEREDVIQLFAPFGEVLNCSLPLERDTGRKRGFAFIEMADEAIESKAIDGWQGTELMGRPLRINKAEPRSSGGSRRGGRGGYGGGNNGGYNGGNNGGGYGGGGNNGGGYGGGYGGGGYGGGNNGGGYGGGGNNGGGYGGGYGGGGNNGGGYGGGYGGGGYGGGNSRSNISNPNKASGAEGWEDRSYGNSSENSEYENGRSRRKRGLSNESNASNETN; this is translated from the coding sequence GTGAGTATTTTTGTTGGCAATTTGCCGTTCCGCGCAGAGCGTGAAGATGTTATACAGTTGTTTGCCCCTTTTGGTGAGGTTTTAAATTGTTCTCTTCCCTTGGAGCGGGATACTGGAAGGAAAAGAGGATTCGCTTTTATTGAAATGGCAGATGAAGCGATTGAGTCAAAAGCTATTGATGGTTGGCAAGGCACGGAACTTATGGGTAGGCCATTAAGAATTAATAAAGCTGAGCCAAGAAGTTCTGGTGGATCTCGTAGAGGAGGAAGAGGTGGCTACGGAGGCGGCAATAACGGCGGCTACAATGGCGGTAATAACGGTGGCGGTTACGGAGGTGGCGGTAATAACGGTGGTGGCTACGGTGGCGGTTACGGAGGTGGCGGCTATGGCGGCGGTAATAACGGTGGCGGTTACGGAGGTGGCGGTAATAACGGTGGTGGCTACGGTGGCGGTTACGGAGGTGGCGGTAATAACGGTGGTGGCTACGGTGGCGGTTACGGAGGTGGCGGCTATGGCGGTGGTAATTCTAGATCTAATATCTCTAACCCTAATAAAGCTTCTGGAGCAGAAGGTTGGGAAGACAGAAGTTATGGAAATTCTTCTGAAAACTCTGAATATGAAAATGGTAGGAGCAGGAGAAAAAGGGGATTGTCCAATGAGAGCAATGCTTCAAATGAGACAAATTAG
- the argH gene encoding argininosuccinate lyase, whose amino-acid sequence MAKVWSKRFDNALDPFIEKFNASIGFDRKLILEDLDCSIAHATMLGKTKVLSSSEALQIINGLESIKVEYLEGKFSPGPPSEDIHYCIEEKLISLIGETGKKLHTGRSRNDQVGTDIRLWLRKEIDNIAILIIDLQKSFLNLAKSNIYTLIPGYTHMQRAQPLSLAHHLLAYIEMLQRDRERYKEVRSRVNISPLGAAALAGTKIKIDRQFTAAELGFEKIYKNSIDAVSDRDFCIEFVSASSLLMSHLSKISEEIILWVTDEFSFAKLTDKCATGSSLMPQKKNPDVPELIRGKTGRVYGHLQALLTMVKGVPLSYNKDFQEDKEPIFDTAETISSCIKAMTILINEGIEFNEKNLSDSVENDFSNATDLADYLVGKDVPFRTAYQVVGQIVKYCLERKVLFKNLKIDEFKNFHPEFDEDVFVDLKPLNVVKSRNSEGGTGFDQVEKEVNNWQKRLLL is encoded by the coding sequence ATGGCAAAAGTTTGGAGTAAAAGGTTTGATAATGCACTTGACCCTTTTATTGAAAAGTTTAATGCCTCAATTGGTTTTGATAGAAAGCTCATTTTAGAAGATTTAGATTGCTCGATTGCTCATGCAACAATGCTTGGCAAAACTAAAGTTTTATCTTCTTCTGAAGCTTTGCAAATTATTAATGGATTAGAATCAATAAAAGTGGAGTATTTGGAGGGTAAATTTAGTCCTGGCCCACCTTCTGAAGATATTCACTATTGTATAGAAGAAAAGCTTATAAGTTTAATTGGTGAAACCGGAAAAAAATTACATACAGGTAGAAGTAGAAATGATCAAGTGGGCACAGATATACGATTGTGGCTAAGAAAAGAGATTGATAATATTGCAATTTTAATAATTGATTTACAAAAATCCTTCTTAAATCTTGCGAAATCCAATATTTATACCTTAATTCCTGGATATACCCACATGCAAAGAGCTCAACCTTTATCTTTGGCCCATCATTTATTGGCTTATATAGAAATGCTCCAAAGAGACCGTGAAAGGTATAAAGAAGTACGCTCCAGAGTTAATATTTCTCCGTTAGGAGCTGCAGCTTTAGCTGGAACAAAAATAAAAATAGATAGGCAATTTACAGCTGCAGAATTGGGTTTTGAAAAGATTTATAAAAACAGTATTGATGCAGTTAGTGATAGAGATTTTTGTATAGAGTTTGTTTCTGCCTCTTCTTTGTTGATGTCCCATTTAAGTAAAATTTCAGAGGAGATAATTTTATGGGTAACTGATGAATTTTCTTTTGCAAAATTAACAGATAAATGTGCCACAGGAAGCAGCTTAATGCCGCAGAAAAAAAATCCTGACGTTCCAGAATTGATAAGAGGTAAGACAGGAAGAGTGTATGGGCATCTCCAGGCGTTATTAACAATGGTCAAAGGGGTACCACTTTCATACAATAAAGATTTTCAAGAGGATAAAGAGCCAATATTTGATACTGCAGAAACAATATCTTCTTGTATTAAAGCGATGACTATTTTAATTAATGAGGGTATTGAATTTAATGAAAAAAATCTATCTGATTCTGTAGAAAACGACTTTTCTAATGCTACTGATTTAGCAGATTATTTAGTTGGTAAAGATGTTCCTTTTAGGACTGCCTATCAAGTTGTTGGTCAAATCGTTAAATATTGCCTGGAGAGAAAAGTGTTATTTAAAAATCTCAAAATTGATGAGTTTAAAAATTTTCATCCTGAATTTGATGAGGATGTTTTTGTGGACCTTAAACCTCTGAATGTCGTTAAATCAAGAAATAGCGAAGGTGGTACAGGTTTTGATCAGGTAGAAAAAGAGGTAAATAATTGGCAAAAAAGATTGTTACTTTGA
- a CDS encoding PP2C family protein-serine/threonine phosphatase, which yields MDNNQKEKIFSNKVVQNFLENDPKFTLKNKYKFAEIASSLAYYLKSFSNINKLLDYVCLIFKHIFSENIILIIPLNYEGEIWNENIKISVNYEYSTIQEAINSFLDQFHFSKNFKIKEIVTFENALKNKFKEYKIEAKKIISRGKCRGFIYIFSEDISRKSITEDSNFNFIENCLAVGLENYYLIKTKKKHENVDREISTGAEIQSQLLPDYCPIIHGIDMAAHCRPAFQLGGDYYDFMCLKTNISEKRKEKSRWAFVIGDVMGKGIPAGLLMTMLRGMLRAEVLTGLPPDRILHDLNQLAINDLDQSHRFVTLFYSDYDPRTRKLRFANAAHNPPLLWKSSDQKIIRLDAKGFVLGLQKDAEYHCGEIKLNQNDLVLYYTDGVIDTSNSLGQRFDEERLIKTLTKLCKQSYTSQEILNKIFKKLDDFTGQNRHLEDDASMVIFQLK from the coding sequence TTGGATAATAATCAAAAAGAAAAAATATTTTCGAATAAAGTTGTCCAAAATTTTTTAGAAAATGATCCTAAATTCACGCTAAAAAATAAATATAAATTTGCTGAAATTGCATCTTCTCTAGCATATTATTTAAAATCATTTTCTAACATAAATAAATTACTGGATTATGTTTGTTTAATTTTTAAACATATTTTTTCTGAGAATATAATTTTAATTATCCCTTTAAATTACGAGGGGGAGATATGGAATGAAAATATAAAAATTTCTGTTAACTATGAATATTCAACAATTCAAGAAGCGATTAATAGTTTTTTGGATCAATTTCATTTTTCAAAAAATTTTAAAATAAAAGAAATTGTAACTTTTGAAAATGCTTTAAAAAATAAATTTAAAGAATATAAAATTGAAGCAAAAAAAATAATATCTAGAGGCAAATGTAGAGGATTTATTTATATTTTTAGCGAAGATATTTCTAGAAAGTCGATTACTGAAGATAGTAATTTTAATTTTATTGAAAATTGTCTAGCTGTTGGATTAGAAAATTACTACCTAATTAAAACAAAGAAAAAGCATGAGAATGTAGATAGAGAAATTTCCACTGGTGCTGAAATTCAATCTCAATTACTCCCGGATTATTGTCCAATTATCCATGGTATAGACATGGCTGCACATTGTAGACCAGCTTTTCAGCTAGGTGGAGATTACTATGATTTTATGTGCTTAAAGACTAATATTTCTGAAAAAAGGAAAGAAAAATCAAGATGGGCCTTTGTAATAGGTGATGTCATGGGTAAAGGGATTCCAGCTGGTCTTTTAATGACTATGTTAAGAGGCATGCTTCGTGCAGAGGTTCTTACAGGTCTTCCTCCAGATAGAATTTTGCATGATTTGAATCAACTAGCAATAAATGATTTAGATCAATCGCATAGATTTGTGACATTATTTTACTCAGATTATGATCCTAGAACTAGAAAATTGAGATTCGCTAATGCAGCTCATAATCCTCCTTTGCTTTGGAAAAGTTCAGATCAGAAAATTATTAGACTAGATGCAAAAGGATTTGTACTTGGACTACAAAAAGATGCTGAATATCATTGTGGTGAAATCAAGCTTAATCAAAATGATCTAGTACTTTATTACACAGATGGAGTAATTGATACTTCTAATTCTTTAGGACAAAGATTTGATGAGGAAAGATTAATTAAAACTCTTACAAAATTGTGTAAGCAATCTTATACATCCCAAGAGATATTAAATAAAATATTTAAAAAGCTAGACGATTTTACAGGTCAAAATAGACATCTTGAAGATGATGCTTCAATGGTTATTTTTCAATTGAAATAG